A portion of the Natronococcus sp. AD-5 genome contains these proteins:
- the phnE gene encoding phosphonate ABC transporter, permease protein PhnE, whose amino-acid sequence MSAETPLERQLERLRLTRRVKWVLYALFSVGFVAAFYWSMVLIEFSLVDVLRQVPVFADRLARYGPNWEYIVEANLFHQSMITLAMGFAGTVIGIPLALLLGVLGSGRVTPFPLNFLFRTVMGISRAIPALVWFLIFVPLAGLSAVTATIAIGVSTIGNLGRLFTDELEEVKTGPIEAMQTTGASKSQTVTFGMLSQVKTSFIAWTLYIFEVNVRQAVTLGLLGGGGIGYIIESQQGQRAYGNMMAGIVVVLVLIVLVEMVSQQLRSLLRDDEEADGLVALVAGLPHRMVESALK is encoded by the coding sequence ATGAGCGCGGAGACTCCCCTCGAGCGGCAACTCGAGAGGCTCCGACTGACCCGGCGCGTCAAATGGGTACTGTACGCGTTGTTCTCGGTCGGCTTCGTCGCGGCGTTCTACTGGTCGATGGTACTGATCGAGTTCTCGCTCGTCGACGTGCTCCGTCAGGTGCCCGTGTTCGCCGATCGACTCGCGCGGTACGGACCGAACTGGGAGTACATCGTGGAGGCGAACCTATTCCACCAGTCGATGATCACGCTCGCGATGGGATTCGCGGGTACCGTCATCGGGATCCCGCTGGCGCTGCTGCTGGGCGTCCTCGGGAGCGGGCGGGTAACGCCGTTCCCGCTCAACTTCCTCTTCCGAACCGTCATGGGGATCTCCCGCGCGATCCCGGCGCTGGTCTGGTTCCTGATCTTCGTCCCGCTCGCCGGGCTGTCGGCGGTGACCGCCACGATCGCCATCGGGGTCAGCACGATCGGTAACCTCGGTCGGCTGTTCACCGACGAGCTCGAGGAGGTCAAGACGGGGCCGATCGAAGCGATGCAGACGACCGGGGCGTCGAAGTCCCAGACCGTCACGTTCGGGATGCTGAGCCAGGTCAAGACGTCGTTCATTGCGTGGACATTGTACATCTTCGAGGTGAACGTCCGCCAAGCCGTCACGCTCGGGCTGCTGGGCGGCGGCGGCATCGGTTACATCATCGAGTCCCAACAGGGCCAGCGAGCCTACGGAAATATGATGGCTGGCATCGTCGTCGTCCTGGTCCTGATCGTCCTCGTCGAGATGGTCAGTCAGCAGCTCCGCTCGCTCCTCCGGGACGACGAGGAAGCCGACGGACTGGTCGCGCTCGTCGCCGGACTCCCGCATCGAATGGTCGAGTCGGCGCTCAAGTAA
- a CDS encoding substrate-binding domain-containing protein encodes MAQTPRCGDSTRRTFLKASGGVVLTSAVAGCIGSLDDDAITFILNPAEEQTDIVEEYTPMKEYLESETDAEIDLDPAGSYVETLEALESEHGELADTSPTGVPGGEGFADVVGMRTAYGGNLYFSTIVTTPDSGIEELADLEGEQVAVGSQLSMSGTLVPTVMLKEAGLDVGDFPNSPDATDLDINTAGDHDTAREQLEDDPDVVAAAAGAFATAPQVPQEQFDEYDEFVEHSAEYDRAGSGLDDGQELQLIDVSRPLPRAPIMARSNWDDPVREDIEQALLDAEEEDLIPEDVDEDYQLWFTGIEEADEDDYDVVYEVMDELDLEFEDFGE; translated from the coding sequence ATGGCGCAGACACCACGCTGTGGCGATAGCACCCGACGAACGTTTCTGAAGGCCTCCGGGGGGGTCGTGCTCACGAGCGCAGTCGCGGGCTGTATCGGTTCGCTCGACGACGACGCGATCACGTTCATCCTCAACCCGGCCGAGGAGCAGACCGATATCGTCGAGGAGTACACGCCGATGAAGGAGTACCTCGAGTCCGAAACCGACGCGGAGATCGACCTGGATCCGGCCGGCAGCTACGTCGAGACGCTCGAGGCGCTCGAAAGCGAGCACGGGGAGCTCGCGGACACGTCGCCGACGGGCGTCCCCGGCGGCGAGGGGTTCGCCGACGTCGTCGGGATGCGGACGGCCTACGGCGGGAACCTCTACTTCTCGACGATCGTCACCACGCCGGACAGCGGCATCGAGGAGCTCGCCGACCTCGAGGGCGAGCAGGTGGCCGTCGGGTCGCAGCTGTCGATGAGCGGCACGCTGGTGCCGACGGTGATGCTCAAGGAGGCGGGCCTCGACGTCGGCGACTTCCCGAACTCGCCGGACGCCACCGACCTCGACATCAACACCGCGGGCGACCACGACACGGCGCGCGAACAGCTGGAGGACGACCCCGACGTGGTGGCCGCGGCGGCCGGCGCGTTCGCCACCGCGCCGCAGGTCCCCCAGGAGCAGTTCGACGAGTACGACGAGTTCGTCGAACACTCCGCGGAGTACGACAGGGCGGGCAGCGGACTCGACGACGGTCAGGAACTGCAGTTGATCGACGTCTCCCGACCGCTCCCCCGGGCGCCGATCATGGCCCGAAGCAACTGGGACGACCCGGTTCGCGAGGACATCGAGCAGGCGCTGCTCGACGCCGAGGAAGAGGACCTCATCCCCGAAGACGTCGACGAGGACTACCAGCTCTGGTTCACCGGCATCGAGGAAGCCGACGAAGACGATTACGACGTCGTCTACGAAGTGATGGACGAACTCGACCTCGAGTTCGAAGACTTCGGCGAATAA
- the phnC gene encoding phosphonate ABC transporter ATP-binding protein — MAGIRVENLTKRFGETVALDDVSFEIHEGEFTVVLGTSGSGKSTLLRCVNGLTEPTSGTVTIQGDVVTSPRRDVAMVFQQHNIIGGMSAYANALTGALGRTKFTTSLLRTHDREEKLQALDALETVGLLEEAEQRAGRMSGGQQQRVGIARALVQNPDIILADEPVASLDPGSAQTVMRYLREAAEERGLTAMISLHQVNLARQFGERFIGLSDGRVVFDGYRDELTFDVIDDIYGGIDMEQFLSGDDGDGEETNEAVR, encoded by the coding sequence ATGGCTGGCATTCGCGTCGAGAACCTTACAAAGCGGTTCGGCGAGACCGTCGCGCTCGACGACGTCTCGTTCGAAATCCACGAGGGAGAGTTCACCGTCGTCCTCGGAACCTCGGGTTCAGGTAAGTCGACGCTACTCAGATGCGTCAACGGGCTCACCGAGCCGACGAGCGGAACGGTCACGATCCAGGGAGATGTCGTCACCTCGCCGCGGCGCGACGTCGCGATGGTCTTCCAGCAACACAACATCATCGGCGGGATGAGCGCCTACGCGAACGCGCTCACCGGGGCGCTCGGTCGAACGAAGTTCACGACGAGCCTCCTGCGTACGCATGACCGCGAGGAGAAACTCCAGGCGCTCGACGCGCTCGAGACGGTCGGGCTGCTGGAGGAGGCCGAACAGCGCGCCGGCCGGATGAGCGGCGGGCAGCAGCAGCGCGTGGGCATCGCTCGCGCACTCGTCCAGAACCCCGACATCATCCTGGCCGACGAACCGGTCGCGAGCCTCGACCCGGGGAGCGCACAGACCGTGATGCGATACCTCCGCGAAGCCGCCGAGGAACGCGGCCTGACGGCGATGATCAGCCTCCACCAGGTCAACCTCGCCCGCCAGTTCGGCGAGCGGTTCATCGGCCTCTCTGACGGACGAGTCGTATTTGACGGCTACCGCGACGAACTCACCTTCGACGTGATCGACGACATCTACGGCGGCATCGACATGGAACAGTTCCTCTCCGGCGACGATGGCGATGGCGAAGAGACGAACGAGGCGGTACGATGA
- a CDS encoding AAA family ATPase — translation MARPTLIVYCGLPGVGKSVASAYTAEHLEAKRYRSDRVRKRFFPEPTYSSEETDATYEELLSRARSSLESGANVVLDATFQSKPYRDRAVEIARAADARITFVHVDCDLEVVEVRIENRTNAVSDARFEQHLQLRETFDPLERDHVVVDNSGSLEETYEQIDRKLLEPAVQGQGR, via the coding sequence GTGGCCCGTCCAACGCTGATCGTCTACTGTGGATTGCCGGGCGTGGGCAAATCCGTCGCGTCCGCCTACACGGCCGAGCACCTCGAGGCGAAACGGTATCGGAGCGACCGGGTTCGAAAGCGTTTCTTCCCCGAGCCGACGTACTCCTCGGAGGAGACCGACGCAACCTACGAGGAATTGCTTTCTCGCGCACGCAGCTCCCTCGAGTCCGGCGCGAACGTCGTCCTCGACGCGACGTTCCAGTCGAAACCGTACCGCGACCGGGCCGTCGAGATCGCGCGGGCGGCCGACGCTCGAATCACGTTCGTGCACGTCGACTGCGATCTCGAGGTCGTCGAGGTGCGCATCGAGAACCGGACGAACGCCGTCAGCGACGCCCGGTTCGAACAGCACCTGCAGCTACGCGAGACGTTCGATCCGCTCGAGCGCGACCACGTCGTCGTCGACAACTCGGGATCGCTCGAGGAGACCTACGAGCAGATCGATCGGAAGCTTCTCGAACCGGCCGTCCAGGGCCAGGGACGATAA
- a CDS encoding ABC transporter ATP-binding protein yields MDTDKDTGAVGDDAATLRDVVFAYERGLDLPPADSFADVEDYDPDARGGAVLRGLDLDVAAGSFTVVMGASGGGKSTLLRTFNAIIPDFITGSFAGSVEVLGRDATTARVPEMAADVGMVLQDYEAQLFGTSVQSEVAFGPENLAVPPADIDPRIDHALEVVGLGDLERRRPPDALSGGQKQRLVFAGVVANQPDVLLLDEPTSDLDPAGSHDTLSVVRSLADADGSSAPEGWAGPETIVLVTHEIEEALLADHAVLLRAGRVYRQGSAREVFTDVEALRSARVAVPPVVETFDRLGWSREELPLFPDEAVDAVADRGLTWTPPARRGEALPGAPADTGRDTGDPVFELEGVVHEYETDRETVRAVDGVDLAIGEGEVVAVVGHNGSGKTTLAKHLNGLLEPDAGSARWRGREVAERSMSEVGRSVGYVFQNPDHQIFADTVREEVAFGPGNFGMAGDELERAVADAIETVELDGLEDADPFALSKGQRQRVALASILATDPDAIVFDEPTTGLDATQRDRFMDLVARLNRETGVTVAMVTHSMHTVARYAPRTVVMADGEKVFDRPTRELFADESLLERWELEPPQPVALSNRLAAEFGPDDALPALSVDEVVAGLDGSRAAKGDADRSDESVAGGDVSSTNSRTDGGRADDGTGGEDA; encoded by the coding sequence ATGGACACAGACAAAGACACAGGCGCAGTCGGCGACGACGCGGCGACGCTGCGGGACGTCGTCTTCGCCTACGAGCGGGGTCTCGACCTGCCGCCGGCGGACTCGTTCGCCGACGTCGAGGATTACGACCCGGACGCCCGCGGCGGTGCCGTCCTTCGGGGTCTCGACCTCGACGTCGCCGCCGGATCTTTTACCGTAGTGATGGGCGCCAGCGGCGGCGGCAAGTCGACGCTGTTGCGGACGTTCAACGCGATCATCCCGGACTTCATCACCGGTTCCTTCGCGGGCAGCGTCGAGGTTCTCGGCCGGGACGCGACGACGGCGCGCGTCCCGGAGATGGCCGCCGACGTCGGGATGGTGCTACAGGATTACGAGGCGCAGCTGTTCGGGACGAGCGTCCAGAGCGAGGTCGCGTTCGGCCCCGAGAACCTCGCCGTCCCGCCGGCCGACATCGATCCCCGAATCGACCACGCGCTCGAGGTCGTGGGACTCGGCGACCTCGAGCGGAGACGCCCGCCGGACGCCCTCTCGGGCGGTCAGAAGCAGCGACTCGTCTTCGCGGGCGTCGTCGCGAACCAGCCCGACGTGCTGTTGCTCGACGAACCGACCAGCGACCTCGACCCCGCGGGGAGCCACGACACGCTGTCGGTCGTTCGCTCGCTCGCGGACGCCGACGGCTCGAGCGCCCCCGAGGGGTGGGCCGGGCCGGAGACGATCGTGCTGGTCACTCACGAGATCGAGGAGGCGCTGCTGGCCGATCACGCCGTCTTGCTTCGCGCCGGGCGAGTGTACCGTCAGGGCTCGGCTCGAGAGGTGTTCACCGACGTCGAGGCGCTTCGGAGCGCGCGGGTCGCCGTGCCGCCGGTGGTCGAGACATTCGACCGACTCGGCTGGTCGCGCGAGGAACTGCCGCTCTTTCCCGACGAGGCCGTCGACGCCGTCGCCGATCGCGGCCTCACCTGGACGCCGCCCGCCCGCCGCGGCGAGGCGCTCCCCGGCGCTCCCGCCGACACCGGGCGGGACACCGGCGATCCGGTGTTCGAACTCGAGGGGGTCGTCCACGAGTACGAGACCGACCGGGAGACGGTCCGCGCGGTCGACGGCGTCGACCTCGCGATCGGCGAGGGGGAAGTCGTCGCGGTCGTCGGCCACAACGGCAGCGGAAAGACGACCCTCGCGAAGCACCTGAACGGGCTGCTCGAACCCGACGCGGGGAGCGCGCGCTGGCGCGGACGGGAGGTCGCGGAACGCTCGATGAGCGAGGTCGGCCGCTCGGTCGGCTACGTCTTCCAGAACCCCGATCACCAGATCTTCGCCGACACCGTCCGCGAAGAGGTCGCGTTCGGCCCCGGGAACTTCGGGATGGCGGGCGACGAACTCGAGCGGGCGGTCGCCGATGCGATCGAAACGGTCGAACTCGACGGGCTGGAGGACGCCGATCCGTTCGCCCTCTCGAAAGGACAGCGCCAGCGGGTCGCCCTGGCGTCGATCCTCGCGACCGACCCCGACGCGATCGTCTTCGACGAGCCGACGACCGGGCTCGACGCGACCCAGCGCGACCGGTTCATGGATCTCGTCGCCCGCCTCAACCGGGAGACGGGCGTGACCGTGGCGATGGTCACGCACAGCATGCACACCGTCGCCCGCTACGCGCCGCGGACGGTCGTGATGGCCGACGGGGAGAAGGTCTTCGACCGCCCGACGCGGGAACTGTTCGCCGACGAGTCGCTGCTCGAGCGGTGGGAACTCGAACCCCCGCAGCCGGTCGCGCTCTCGAACCGGCTGGCGGCCGAGTTCGGGCCGGACGACGCGCTGCCCGCGCTCTCGGTCGACGAGGTCGTCGCGGGGCTCGACGGCTCGCGAGCGGCGAAAGGCGACGCAGACCGGTCCGACGAATCCGTGGCGGGCGGAGACGTGTCGAGCACCAACAGCCGCACCGACGGCGGACGCGCCGACGACGGGACCGGGGGTGAGGACGCGTGA
- a CDS encoding QueT transporter family protein: MRELVTMWRDTRMIMLVAVVAAVYAALLIPFAGFVIIPGITAVRPGNVIPVIFGLTFGPAAAWGSAIGNLINDIFGGTFGPGSAFGFVGNFFFGMLGYKLWGNLGPLSSGVEPDFRENVGRQFLEFVAVAVAASAACAAIIAWGLEVLGLFPFSVLGTVILLNNVIATVVLGPPLLYLTYPRIKRMGLLYPDLLHDDDMPDAGPGRAQTAAFGLLTIAIVWVIVGIAISLGIQDVPFAVEQNEVFGQGGATVQIVLGAIAFLIVLGLTAISGERLSALLD; the protein is encoded by the coding sequence ATGAGAGAGCTTGTCACGATGTGGCGGGACACGCGGATGATCATGCTAGTCGCAGTCGTGGCGGCGGTGTACGCCGCGCTGCTGATTCCGTTCGCAGGGTTCGTGATCATTCCGGGTATCACGGCGGTTCGTCCGGGGAACGTCATCCCGGTGATCTTCGGGCTCACGTTCGGCCCGGCGGCGGCCTGGGGATCCGCGATCGGGAACCTGATCAACGACATCTTCGGCGGCACCTTCGGCCCGGGGAGCGCGTTCGGCTTCGTCGGAAACTTCTTCTTCGGGATGCTCGGCTACAAGCTCTGGGGGAACCTCGGCCCGCTCTCGAGCGGCGTCGAACCCGACTTCCGCGAGAACGTCGGCCGGCAGTTCCTCGAGTTCGTCGCGGTCGCCGTCGCGGCCTCGGCGGCGTGCGCCGCGATCATCGCCTGGGGGCTCGAGGTGCTCGGACTGTTCCCCTTCTCGGTGCTCGGAACGGTGATCCTCCTGAACAACGTGATCGCCACGGTGGTGCTCGGTCCGCCGCTGCTGTACCTGACGTACCCGCGAATCAAGCGGATGGGGCTGCTCTATCCCGATCTGCTCCACGACGACGATATGCCGGACGCCGGACCGGGGCGGGCGCAAACGGCCGCGTTCGGACTGCTGACGATCGCGATCGTCTGGGTCATCGTCGGTATCGCCATCTCGCTCGGGATTCAGGACGTTCCCTTCGCCGTCGAACAGAACGAGGTCTTCGGTCAGGGCGGGGCGACGGTCCAGATCGTTCTCGGCGCGATCGCCTTCCTGATCGTTCTCGGACTGACCGCGATCTCCGGGGAGCGTCTTTCCGCGCTGCTCGACTAA
- a CDS encoding HD domain-containing protein, whose protein sequence is MTTIKDSVHDYIELRPMAEALLDTEPMQRLRYVRQLSTVQLVYPSANHTRFEHSLGVYHLASRAVEHLDLEDDLADRLRAAALVHDAGHGPFGHQTERAIERHLGRHHDEIEWLLAETELGSVLEERGVDPDAVAATVDGRGPLGELVSGGLDVDRMDYLVRDAHHTGVPYGTIDHGRLIRAFRVVDGDLALADGNVATAESALIARTLMNATVYRHHVSRIAGAMLDRASERLLVDDVVAPDRFARLTDEELLATLSDHEPTADLAARLRERRLYKRALWARRDAVPEEFVAIDYGRTRDLEREIAAVADVDPAAVILDSPDDPSSPESRARVVVDGEPQRLADRSPLVAGLDACAREIWRLGVYAPPSHLEPVREAAATVLEVDGDPAP, encoded by the coding sequence ATGACGACGATCAAGGATAGCGTCCACGACTACATCGAACTCCGGCCGATGGCGGAGGCGCTGCTCGACACCGAGCCCATGCAGCGGCTCCGGTACGTCCGACAGTTGAGCACCGTCCAGCTCGTCTATCCCTCCGCGAACCACACCCGGTTCGAACACAGTCTCGGCGTCTACCACCTCGCTTCGCGAGCCGTCGAGCACCTCGACCTCGAGGACGACCTCGCCGACCGCCTTCGCGCGGCGGCGCTGGTCCACGACGCCGGCCACGGGCCCTTCGGCCATCAGACCGAGCGCGCCATCGAGCGCCACCTCGGTCGCCACCACGACGAGATCGAGTGGCTGCTCGCCGAGACCGAACTGGGATCCGTCCTCGAGGAGCGGGGCGTCGACCCCGACGCGGTCGCGGCGACCGTCGACGGGCGCGGTCCGCTCGGGGAACTCGTCTCCGGCGGGCTCGACGTCGACCGGATGGACTACCTGGTGCGGGACGCCCACCACACCGGCGTCCCCTACGGGACGATCGATCACGGACGGCTGATCCGGGCCTTCCGGGTCGTCGACGGCGACCTCGCGCTCGCAGACGGCAACGTCGCGACCGCCGAGAGCGCGCTGATCGCCCGGACGCTCATGAACGCGACCGTCTACCGCCACCACGTCTCCCGGATCGCGGGCGCGATGCTCGACCGGGCGAGCGAACGGCTCCTCGTCGACGACGTCGTCGCGCCCGACCGGTTCGCCCGGCTGACCGACGAGGAACTGCTCGCGACGCTTTCCGACCACGAGCCGACGGCCGACCTGGCGGCCCGCCTCCGGGAACGCCGCCTCTACAAGCGCGCCCTCTGGGCCAGACGCGACGCCGTCCCCGAGGAGTTCGTCGCGATCGACTACGGCCGGACGCGCGACCTCGAGCGCGAAATCGCGGCCGTAGCCGACGTCGATCCGGCGGCCGTGATCCTCGACAGCCCCGACGATCCGTCCTCGCCCGAGTCCAGAGCTCGAGTCGTCGTCGACGGCGAACCGCAGCGACTCGCCGACCGCTCGCCGCTGGTCGCCGGCCTCGACGCCTGCGCGCGCGAGATCTGGCGACTCGGCGTCTACGCCCCGCCGAGCCACCTCGAGCCGGTTCGCGAGGCGGCGGCGACGGTACTCGAGGTCGACGGCGACCCCGCCCCGTAG
- a CDS encoding energy-coupling factor transporter transmembrane component T family protein — MSSSPSLYVDRDTFLHRLNARSKMGLLTGVFVTAYVFGDPLWVFVPLAASFLALVAVGGWPNFKRLSFIVVALFLVGFAVWPAFTEPGGEVLLATPLGSITEREVLFALGRSQRIAAFIVGGLLFVTTTSNEEIVAGMRSLGVPYAFCFAVGTALRLFPTFLGSANTVRQAQAARGHEVGGNNPIALLRSYVPLLIPVFMTAIRNVQTQAMALEARGFDTRGERSFYNKQPFEAVDWAIAAFGLALAVASVSIRLQGYGTV, encoded by the coding sequence GTGAGTTCGTCGCCGTCGCTGTACGTCGATCGCGACACGTTCCTCCACCGGCTGAACGCGCGCTCGAAGATGGGGCTGCTGACGGGCGTCTTCGTGACGGCCTACGTCTTCGGAGACCCGCTGTGGGTGTTCGTCCCGCTCGCGGCGTCGTTCCTGGCGCTCGTGGCGGTCGGCGGCTGGCCGAACTTCAAGCGACTCTCGTTTATCGTCGTGGCGCTGTTCCTCGTCGGGTTCGCCGTCTGGCCGGCGTTTACCGAACCCGGCGGCGAGGTCCTGCTCGCGACGCCGCTGGGCTCGATCACCGAACGGGAGGTGCTGTTCGCGCTCGGGCGGTCGCAGCGGATCGCGGCGTTCATCGTGGGCGGCCTGCTGTTCGTGACGACGACCTCCAACGAGGAGATCGTCGCGGGGATGCGATCGCTCGGCGTCCCGTACGCGTTCTGTTTCGCCGTCGGCACCGCCTTGCGGCTCTTCCCGACGTTCCTCGGCTCGGCCAACACGGTTCGACAGGCCCAGGCCGCGCGCGGCCACGAGGTCGGCGGAAACAACCCGATCGCCCTGCTTCGGAGCTACGTGCCGCTCCTGATCCCGGTGTTCATGACCGCGATCCGGAACGTGCAGACGCAGGCGATGGCCCTCGAGGCCCGCGGCTTCGACACCCGGGGCGAGCGCTCGTTTTACAACAAACAACCGTTCGAGGCGGTCGACTGGGCGATCGCCGCCTTCGGTCTCGCGCTCGCCGTCGCGTCGGTCTCGATCCGGCTGCA